A portion of the Methanoculleus thermophilus genome contains these proteins:
- the brxF gene encoding BREX-3 system P-loop-containing protein BrxF: protein MPSGRPQASDEKNSGLKIIFGHSGAGKTTLLRKWADRHGYSYLNIGSLVSHRTLGYSPAERSNAVQRVFLDAVESAEGDVVLCDNIELLFAPELSLDPLRLLKQAARRKVVVAAWDGSYDGSTLSYAVPGHDEYQAYSHTDVLGVILLSVNEASA, encoded by the coding sequence ATGCCATCTGGACGTCCGCAAGCATCTGATGAGAAAAATAGCGGCCTTAAAATCATCTTTGGCCATTCAGGGGCCGGTAAGACGACGTTGCTGAGAAAATGGGCAGATCGGCATGGTTACTCCTATCTCAATATCGGCTCCCTGGTGAGCCACCGAACGCTTGGATATTCACCTGCAGAACGGTCAAACGCCGTTCAACGTGTGTTTCTGGATGCAGTCGAGAGCGCAGAGGGAGACGTAGTCTTATGCGACAACATCGAACTCCTGTTTGCCCCTGAACTCTCTCTCGATCCCCTTCGTCTTCTCAAGCAGGCTGCCCGCAGGAAGGTGGTGGTTGCCGCGTGGGATGGGTCCTACGACGGCTCAACCCTCTCGTATGCGGTGCCGGGCCACGATGAATACCAAGCATACTCACACACCGACGTTTTGGGCGTCATTCTTCTTTCTGTTAACGAGGCGAGTGCCTAA